A stretch of Brassica napus cultivar Da-Ae chromosome C6, Da-Ae, whole genome shotgun sequence DNA encodes these proteins:
- the LOC125588806 gene encoding uncharacterized protein LOC125588806, with protein sequence MNTDDKKEKAGAPMLAAEAPKSNADMETQPPNGGGGKRNRKICICVSLLILILLLIFIVLLVLGLTLFKPKNPTATVDSVAVERLRTSVDVLDFKANLNLTLQAHLALKNPNRVGFSFGSTSALLNYNGQLVGEAPLPANKVGPQKTLRMNITLTLMADRLLSESQVFSDVMSGSIPVNAFVKVAGKVSVFNMFKIKVKSSASCDVTISVSSRNVTSQHCKYSTKL encoded by the coding sequence ATGAACACGGATGATAAAAAGGAGAAGGCAGGAGCACCCATGTTAGCAGCAGAAGCACCAAAGTCAAACGCTGACATGGAAACGCAGCCTCCAAACGGGGGCGGTGGAAAACGCAACCGCAAAATCTGTATCTGCGTCAGTctcctcatcctcatcctcctcctcatctTTATAGTTCTCCTCGTCTTAGGCCTTACTCTTTTCAAACCCAAAAACCCAACCGCTACCGTCGACTCCGTCGCCGTGGaacggcttcgaacttccgtcGACGTCCTCGACTTCAAGGCCAACCTAAACCTAACGCTCCAAGCCCATCTCGCCTTGAAGAACCCAAACCGGGTCGGATTCAGCTTCGGCTCCACGTCTGCGTTGCTTAACTACAATGGCCAGTTGGTAGGCGAAGCGCCGCTCCCGGCGAACAAAGTCGGGCCGCAGAAAACGCTGCGTATGAACATAACGCTGACGTTAATGGCGGATAGACTACTATCCGAGTCGCAAGTTTTCAGTGACGTTATGTCTGGTTCCATCCCGGTCAACGCTTTTGTCAAGGTCGCCGGGAAAGTAAGCGTTTTCAACATGTTCAAGATTAAAGTGAAGTCGTCTGCTTCCTGCGATGTGACCATCTCTGTTTCGAGTCGCAACGTTACGAGTCAACATTGTAAGTATTCAACCAAGCTGTAG
- the LOC106353684 gene encoding 50S ribosomal protein L17, chloroplastic-like gives MAIPMAMATPTDSVTRVWSMSSLRSALPTCRLPSSNSRRAVTLRLPVSTPSPLLLPSFSGLSPVNPLISTGLPDWKSFESGFKIIDGGGRVYAMRHGRRVPKLNRPPDQRKALLRGLTTQLLKHGRIKTTRARASAMRKFVDKMITLAKDGSLHKRRQALGYIYEKQIVHALFAEVPDRYGERNGGYTRIIRTLPRRGDNAPMAYIELV, from the exons ATGGCGATTCCAATGGCAATGGCCACACCTACAGACTCCGTCACTAGAGTTTGGAGCATGTCTTCTCTCAGATCAGCTCTCCCCACGTGCCGTTTGCCTTCCTCGAATTCTCGCCGTGCAGTCACTCTTCGCCTCCCCGTCTCAACTCCTTCACCGCTCCTTCTCCCATCTTTCTCGGGCCTCTCTCCGGTCAATCCTCTCATCTCAACCGGACTCCCAG ATTGGAAAAGCTTCGAGAGTGGATTCAAAATCATCGACGGTGGTGGTCGCGTATACGCCATGAGACACGGGAGGAGAGTCCCGAAGCTGAACAGACCACCTGACCAGCGGAAAGCCCTTCTCCGTGGACTCACGACGCAGCTCTTGAAGCACGGGAGAATCAAGACGACCCGAGCTAGAGCAAGTGCGATGAGGAAGTTTGTGGATAAGATGATTACTCTCGCTAAAGATGGGTCTCTGCACAAGCGAAGGCAAGCTCTGGGGTACATCTACGAGAAGCAGATCGTTCACGCATTGTTCGCTGAGGTTCCTGATAGGTACGGGGAGAGGAATGGAGGGTATACGAGGATCATTAGAACTCTTCCAAGGAGAGGTGATAATGCTCCTATGGCGTATATTGAGCTTGTTTAA